A single region of the Bacillota bacterium genome encodes:
- a CDS encoding Hsp20/alpha crystallin family protein: MRDIERWNPWRRWRELEAEAGRLLGVVPWWGTVLEDVHHWEPSVDMYETDKDVVVVAEVPGLRAQDLSVNVRRNVLTIAGRTSEERQEETATYHRRERRFGSFHRSFQLPAEVDAERARAEYRNGVLEVHLPKAEDAGLKNVRVEVKNEG; encoded by the coding sequence GTGCGCGATATTGAGCGTTGGAACCCGTGGCGGCGGTGGAGGGAGCTGGAAGCGGAAGCGGGGCGCCTCCTCGGCGTGGTGCCGTGGTGGGGAACGGTGCTGGAAGACGTACACCACTGGGAGCCTTCCGTGGACATGTACGAGACCGATAAAGACGTGGTGGTGGTCGCGGAAGTGCCGGGGCTGCGCGCCCAGGATTTGAGCGTGAACGTGCGTCGCAACGTGCTCACCATTGCCGGGCGGACCAGCGAGGAGAGACAGGAGGAGACAGCCACCTACCACCGGCGCGAACGCCGCTTCGGCTCCTTTCATCGCAGCTTCCAGTTGCCCGCGGAGGTGGACGCAGAGCGGGCACGGGCGGAGTACCGTAATGGGGTGCTGGAGGTGCATTTGCCCAAGGCGGAAGACGCCGGGTTGAAGAACGTGCGGGTAGAGGTCAAGAACGAGGGGTGA
- a CDS encoding Veg family protein, whose product MPTSQVLRAIRENIDCHVGEKVRVRANKGRKKVVEKEGILEKTYPSIFVVKIEGKQIPMRRVSFSYTDVLTSAVEVIVCTEEGEKRLQVCNG is encoded by the coding sequence ATGCCGACCAGCCAGGTGCTGCGAGCAATCCGGGAAAACATCGACTGCCACGTGGGAGAAAAGGTCAGGGTGCGCGCCAACAAGGGGCGCAAGAAGGTGGTCGAGAAGGAAGGCATCCTGGAAAAGACCTACCCCTCCATCTTCGTGGTCAAGATCGAAGGCAAGCAGATACCCATGCGCCGGGTTTCCTTCAGCTATACAGACGTACTCACCTCAGCGGTAGAAGTGATCGTGTGCACTGAAGAGGGAGAGAAGCGCCTCCAGGTTTGCAACGGTTAG
- a CDS encoding ribonuclease H-like YkuK family protein, with translation MYFTSPTRGVLGFEQMFADIMSFVAEDPDASYKLIIGTDSQVHEDVVFVTAVIIHRLGKGGRYYFTRRRERKMPSLRQRIFYEAALSLGVASRIAERLAQNGCASLDIEIHLDIGRNGETRDMIREVVGMVAGTGFDAKIKPNSYGASKVADKYAR, from the coding sequence ATGTACTTCACTAGCCCAACCAGGGGCGTCCTGGGCTTTGAGCAGATGTTCGCGGACATCATGAGCTTCGTGGCCGAGGACCCCGACGCGTCATACAAGTTGATCATCGGTACGGACTCCCAGGTCCACGAGGACGTCGTTTTCGTGACCGCGGTGATCATTCACCGGCTGGGCAAGGGAGGACGTTACTACTTCACCAGGCGCAGGGAGCGCAAGATGCCCAGCCTGAGGCAGCGCATCTTCTATGAGGCTGCCCTGTCCCTGGGGGTGGCCAGCAGGATTGCCGAACGCCTTGCCCAGAATGGCTGTGCTTCCCTGGACATCGAAATCCACCTGGACATCGGTCGCAACGGGGAGACCCGGGATATGATCCGCGAGGTGGTGGGCATGGTCGCGGGCACCGGGTTCGATGCCAAGATCAAGCCCAACTCCTACGGTGCTTCCAAGGTAGCCGACAAATACGCCCGCTGA
- a CDS encoding ubiquitin-like domain-containing protein, with translation MRWREMGRSRYLRAIAILVGTALLLVGPVVLPDKKVEVLADGKVLSVATSARRVDQVLAQAGIRLSSRDVVVPGLDSHLRPGMRVHVYRCVPLSITADGITRELASPGPTVAAVLQEAGVELGPDDEVIPGLAAPVQPGMAIRVVRVSYREETGREVIPHRVERRDDENLPYGLTRVLRRGQPGLQEVTYRVKYADGEMVSREPVAYRVVREPVAELVAVGRASSISRGGQVIRFERAMEVTATAYYPGPESCGPNATGYTYTGVKAGRGIVAVDPRVIPLGTRLYIEGYGFGLAADIGGAIKGNKIDLCYDTLAEAWKWGKRRVIVYILP, from the coding sequence TTGCGGTGGAGAGAGATGGGCAGGAGCCGCTACCTGCGGGCTATCGCCATCCTGGTGGGGACGGCGCTGCTCCTGGTGGGGCCGGTTGTCCTGCCGGACAAAAAAGTCGAGGTCCTGGCCGACGGCAAGGTGCTCAGCGTAGCCACTTCTGCCCGGCGCGTTGACCAGGTACTGGCCCAGGCGGGGATCAGGCTGAGTTCCCGCGACGTGGTGGTTCCGGGACTTGACTCTCATCTGCGGCCCGGGATGCGGGTCCATGTGTACCGGTGCGTACCATTGAGTATCACCGCGGACGGCATAACCCGCGAGTTGGCCTCGCCGGGTCCCACCGTGGCCGCAGTACTGCAGGAGGCGGGGGTGGAACTGGGCCCCGACGACGAGGTGATCCCGGGTCTGGCCGCCCCCGTGCAGCCGGGGATGGCCATTCGGGTGGTGCGCGTTTCTTACCGCGAGGAGACGGGGCGTGAGGTGATTCCCCATCGGGTAGAGAGGCGCGACGACGAGAACCTGCCGTACGGGCTGACGCGTGTCCTGCGCCGGGGCCAGCCCGGGTTGCAGGAGGTCACTTACCGGGTCAAGTACGCCGATGGCGAGATGGTGTCCCGAGAACCGGTTGCCTACCGGGTGGTGCGGGAGCCGGTGGCCGAACTGGTGGCGGTGGGGCGCGCCTCTTCCATCTCCCGCGGCGGCCAGGTGATCCGCTTCGAGCGGGCCATGGAGGTGACGGCCACCGCCTACTACCCGGGGCCGGAGTCATGCGGTCCCAATGCCACCGGATACACGTACACCGGGGTGAAGGCGGGGCGGGGTATCGTGGCCGTCGATCCCAGGGTGATTCCCCTGGGCACCAGGCTGTACATTGAGGGTTACGGATTCGGCCTGGCTGCTGACATCGGCGGTGCCATCAAAGGGAACAAGATAGACCTGTGCTACGATACCCTGGCTGAGGCCTGGAAGTGGGGAAAGCGAAGGGTCATCGTGTACATCCTGCCGTAG
- the rsmA gene encoding 16S rRNA (adenine(1518)-N(6)/adenine(1519)-N(6))-dimethyltransferase RsmA: MGKAKGHRVHPAVGQGILPPDWRERLTSPSVLHRLLVDRGITLRHQWGQNFLTDGNILRKIVESCELTPDDAVLEVGAGVGTLTRPLGRGAGWVMALEIDPALVSVLQEAVADLQTVTVLQADALRAEWPALVQEARRRAGPGGKVKLVGNLPYYLTSPLLYRWLEGPLDWDLAVLTLQKEAAERLVAGPGSKAYGALSVLTGVRAEARLVARVSPGCFFPRPLVWSALVVMERKGELAIPPGLMDVLRAAFGQRRKTLLNALAGSPVATDREEAAALLREAGIDPGRRAEELSVREFLALATCWTARRQGAG; this comes from the coding sequence GTGGGGAAAGCGAAGGGTCATCGTGTACATCCTGCCGTAGGTCAGGGAATACTGCCGCCCGACTGGCGGGAGCGCCTCACCTCCCCCAGCGTGCTGCACAGGTTGCTGGTGGATAGGGGCATTACCCTGCGCCACCAGTGGGGTCAGAATTTCCTCACCGACGGTAACATCCTGCGCAAGATCGTTGAAAGCTGCGAGCTGACGCCGGACGACGCCGTGCTCGAGGTCGGGGCCGGGGTGGGTACCCTCACCCGGCCCCTGGGACGGGGGGCGGGGTGGGTAATGGCCCTGGAAATCGATCCCGCCCTGGTAAGTGTCCTGCAGGAGGCGGTGGCGGATCTGCAGACGGTCACCGTGCTCCAGGCCGATGCGCTGCGGGCGGAGTGGCCCGCCCTGGTACAGGAGGCGCGGCGGCGGGCTGGCCCCGGGGGCAAGGTCAAGCTGGTCGGGAACCTGCCCTACTACCTCACCTCCCCCCTGCTGTACCGGTGGCTGGAGGGACCCCTGGACTGGGATCTTGCCGTGCTCACGCTCCAGAAGGAAGCGGCGGAGAGACTGGTGGCAGGTCCGGGATCGAAGGCATACGGTGCCCTGTCGGTGCTGACCGGCGTGCGGGCGGAGGCCCGCCTGGTAGCGCGAGTCTCCCCCGGTTGCTTTTTCCCCCGGCCCCTGGTCTGGTCGGCCCTGGTGGTGATGGAGCGCAAGGGGGAACTGGCTATACCTCCGGGGCTCATGGATGTTCTGCGAGCCGCTTTCGGCCAGCGGCGCAAAACCCTGCTCAACGCTCTGGCCGGTTCCCCGGTGGCGACCGATCGGGAGGAAGCCGCTGCACTCCTGCGTGAGGCGGGGATAGATCCCGGCCGGCGGGCCGAGGAGCTGAGCGTGCGAGAGTTCCTGGCCCTGGCTACCTGCTGGACCGCCCGCCGGCAGGGAGCCGGCTGA
- a CDS encoding TatD family hydrolase yields the protein MRRWRETAALIDSHAHLDFPQFDRDRGEVMERAWRAGLVAVVNPGADLASSRRACNLAAREERVWAAVGIHPHSATEWEEGKAEIRRLAAGPRVVAIGETGLDYYRMLSPAHVQQEALVGHIHLARELGLPLILHCRDAYPDMMEILRREKAGEVGGVVHCFSGDEEAAHRALNMGFYVGFAGPVTFASAHGLRRVVRGVPLDRLVVETDCPYLAPEPWRGKRNEPALVTKIVEAVARTRGVSPDQVASVTAENARRLFRLTWGFGSGDCA from the coding sequence TTGAGGAGGTGGAGGGAGACGGCGGCGTTGATTGACAGCCACGCCCACCTGGATTTCCCCCAGTTCGACCGGGATCGAGGTGAGGTGATGGAGAGGGCGTGGCGGGCAGGACTGGTGGCGGTGGTGAACCCGGGAGCGGACCTGGCCTCCAGCCGGCGCGCCTGTAACCTGGCGGCTCGCGAAGAGCGGGTGTGGGCGGCGGTGGGTATCCACCCCCACAGCGCCACCGAGTGGGAGGAGGGAAAGGCCGAAATCCGCCGCCTGGCAGCCGGGCCGCGGGTGGTCGCCATCGGGGAAACCGGGCTCGACTACTACCGCATGTTGAGTCCCGCTCACGTGCAGCAGGAAGCCCTGGTGGGTCACATTCACCTGGCGCGAGAGCTGGGACTTCCTCTCATCCTGCACTGCCGGGATGCTTACCCGGACATGATGGAGATCCTGCGCCGGGAAAAGGCCGGTGAGGTGGGGGGCGTGGTGCACTGCTTCTCCGGGGATGAGGAAGCTGCGCACCGGGCACTGAACATGGGATTTTACGTGGGGTTTGCCGGGCCGGTCACGTTTGCCAGTGCCCACGGACTGCGCCGGGTGGTGCGGGGAGTTCCTCTGGATCGGCTGGTGGTGGAGACGGACTGTCCCTATCTGGCCCCGGAGCCGTGGCGGGGCAAGCGTAATGAACCGGCCTTAGTGACGAAGATAGTGGAGGCGGTGGCCCGGACCCGGGGCGTCTCACCGGATCAGGTGGCCAGCGTTACCGCCGAGAACGCCCGCCGCCTCTTCCGCCTTACCTGGGGTTTCGGGTCCGGTGACTGCGCATAA
- the ispE gene encoding 4-(cytidine 5'-diphospho)-2-C-methyl-D-erythritol kinase, with protein MSILLPACAKVNLALEVGPRLCDGYHQVRTVFQAIDLCDLVLMELSPDLAVTCGWPGVPEGEANLAYRAARSMRDMCGHSACGVRVQLFKAIPPAAGLGGGSSDAAATLRGLTWLWKARLPPAEMVRVAAELGSDVPFFLTGGTALGEGRGDRCESLPGLPDCPLVVVCPPRQVATAEVYRLWDSSPRRPVPEGKGVEAVRSALGRGDLAGVAGALWNDLRAITEYLVPEVGEVRELLMGCGALGTEMSGSGPAVFGIFPSVSAAYRAVVLARGRGHRAFLCRPMGRWALYPGEGDFS; from the coding sequence GTGTCCATACTCCTCCCCGCCTGTGCCAAGGTCAACCTGGCCCTCGAGGTGGGCCCTCGCCTTTGCGACGGGTATCACCAGGTACGCACGGTATTTCAGGCCATCGACCTGTGTGACCTGGTGCTGATGGAGTTGTCTCCTGACCTTGCGGTGACCTGTGGCTGGCCGGGCGTCCCCGAGGGGGAGGCGAACCTGGCATACCGGGCTGCGCGGTCCATGCGGGACATGTGCGGCCATTCCGCCTGCGGGGTCCGCGTGCAGTTGTTCAAGGCCATCCCCCCGGCCGCCGGTCTGGGCGGAGGAAGCTCGGATGCCGCTGCCACCTTGAGGGGCTTGACCTGGCTGTGGAAGGCACGTCTGCCCCCGGCCGAGATGGTGCGCGTGGCGGCCGAGCTGGGGAGCGATGTGCCTTTCTTTCTTACGGGGGGGACCGCTCTGGGGGAAGGAAGGGGCGACCGGTGTGAGTCGCTCCCTGGCCTGCCCGACTGCCCGCTGGTGGTGGTGTGTCCGCCCCGCCAGGTAGCCACGGCAGAGGTGTACCGCCTTTGGGACAGCAGCCCACGCCGACCGGTGCCGGAGGGCAAGGGGGTAGAGGCGGTCCGGAGCGCACTGGGCCGCGGTGATCTGGCCGGTGTGGCGGGTGCGCTCTGGAATGACCTGCGGGCGATCACGGAGTATCTGGTTCCCGAGGTGGGGGAGGTCAGGGAGCTGCTGATGGGATGCGGGGCACTGGGCACCGAGATGAGCGGGAGCGGTCCGGCCGTGTTCGGGATCTTCCCTTCGGTGTCCGCAGCGTACCGGGCTGTGGTCCTGGCCCGTGGCCGGGGGCACCGGGCTTTTTTGTGCCGTCCCATGGGCCGCTGGGCCCTCTACCCCGGGGAGGGAGATTTTTCTTAA